In Helianthus annuus cultivar XRQ/B chromosome 9, HanXRQr2.0-SUNRISE, whole genome shotgun sequence, the following are encoded in one genomic region:
- the LOC110874787 gene encoding B3 domain-containing protein Os01g0234100 gives MPIKAVGALVMEERSRGKPNLSWVYEFHQQVVSKAQGPSSIWFHQQVVSDAPGPSSSLHIRNSSNELDCAVSLLQLAAQSEQVTQATRVGNGNEDVGLEVQECSRPSEPHPSFEEVKSFEDFCILLDRVDIEHELKADVRVGYYKLCLYRKEFLHPEDVYSKLVVGLIRETVKIGDEMKRCKLTTVKEVFEKWNKNLKALEYRGMKVRFLRDKLITLARLVLESEGAADIKQHTEATNECKRIKDELKKLAAKHNELTESAKKFEEVSGALKQKVERYEVRFKEVANRPW, from the exons ATGCCAATTAAAGCAGTGGGAGCCCTCGTTATGGAGGAGAGGAGTAGAGGCAAGCCTAATCTGTCTTGGG TCTATGAGTTTCATCAACAGGTGGTAAGTAAAGCACAAGGCCCAAGTTCGATATGGTTTCATCAACAGGTAGTAAGTGATGCACCAGGTCCGAGTTCGAG CTTGCATATTCGGAACTCTTCAAATGAACTTGATTGTGCTGTTAGCCTTTTGCAATTGGCAGCACAGTCCGAACAAGTAACTCAAG CTACCCGTGTTGGAAATGGTAATGAAGATGTTGGTTTAGAAGTTCAAGAATGTTCTAGACCATCCGAACCCCATCCATCATTTGAAGAAGTCAAATCTTTCGAGGACTTTTGTATTCTGCTCGATAGAGTCGATATTGAGCATGAATTAAAAGCTGATGTTAGAGTGGGTTACTACAAACTGTGTTTGTATAGGAAAGAATTTCTTCATCCAGAAGATGTGTATAGCAAGTTAGTGGTGGGTCTGATTCGTGAAACCGTCAAGATTGGTGATGAGATGAAGAGGTGCAAGCTCACCACGGTTAAGGAAGTGTTTGAAAAATGGAATAAGAACCTGAAAGCTTTAGAGTATCGTGGCATGAAAGTTAGGTTTTTACGTGATAAATTAATCACACTTGCAAGACTTGTGCTTGAATCAGAAGGTGCTGCGGACATAAAGCAGCATACGGAGGCAACAAATGAATGTAAGCGGATTAAAGATGAGTTGAAGAAACTTGCAGCAAAGCACAACGAGCTGACGGAGAGTGCTAAAAAATTCGAGGAGGTTTCTGGTGCCTTGAAACAGAAAGTTGAGAGGTATGAAGTCAGGTTCAAGGAGGTGGCTAATAGACCATGGTAG